The genomic DNA GGACGGCCCGAGCCGAAGCCGTACCTGCGGGCGGGTGACGTGGTCGAGCTGGAGATCGAGGGGCTCGGGCGTCAGCGGCAGGAGTTCAAGGATGCGTAGGCGCTCCGCTGGGTGAGGCAGGGGCGGGGGTGGGGGCGGGGGCTGCGGAGGGTTCGTGAGCCGCGGGTTGTGTGTGGCTGATCGCGCAGTTCCCCGCGCCCCTGAAAAAACAGACCCCCGCGCCCCTGACAGGGTGCGGGGGTCTGTTCCGTCGGGTGTTCAGGAACTGCTCCAGGGCCTGGTCATGAACTGCTCCAGGGCCTCCACCACCAGTGCGTGGTCTTCCACCTGCGGGAGTCCGGAGACCACCACCGTGCCGACGACGCCCGCGCCCTCCACCGTGATCGGGAACGCGCCGCCGTGCGCCGCGTACTTGTCCGGGTCCAGGCGCGAGGATTCCTCGAACGTCGTGCCCTTGGCGCGGAAGCGGCAGCCGACGAGGTAGGACGAACTGCCGTAGCGCTCGACGACGCGGCGTTTGCGGTCGATCCAGGCGTCGTTGTCCGGGGTCGAGCCGGGCAGTGCCGCGTGGAAGAGCTGCTGTCCGCCGCGGCGGATGTCGACGGCCACGGGGGCGCAGCGCCGCCGTGCCAGCTCCACCAGCAGGTTGCCGAATGCCCACGCGTCGTCGTATGTGAAGTGCGGGAGCGTCAAACGGCGCTCCTGGGCTTCGAGTTCGGGGATCGTCGGGGGCTTGGCCGCCTCGGTCACCTCGGTCACCTCGGTCATCTGCATTTCCTCAGTCACCTGGGCCTCCTCGGTCTCGTCGGTCTCCTTGGTCACACGATCACGGTCTCGCCGTCGCGGGCGGAGCGGCGGGCCGCCTCCAGGACGTCCAGGGCGTCCGCGGCCTCGTACGCGGTCACCGGGTTGGGGCCGTCCTCGCGCAGCGCCTTCGCCACGGCGTCGTAGAAGGCGGGGTACGCGCCCGGCAGCGTGGGTACGGGGGTGCCGCCGCCGCTCAGCGGGGACTCGCCGGCGCCGACGCGGCCCCACAGCGACTCGGGCTCGACGCCCCAGTCCCCGTCACCCGTGGGCCGATCGCCCTCACGCAGGGCGGCCTCCTGCGGGTCGAGGCCGTACTTCACGTAACCGGCCTGTGAGCCGAGCACCCGGAAGCGCGGGCCGAGCTGGGCCGCGGTCGCGGAGGCGTAGAGGTGGGAGCGGACGCCGTTCGTGTGCGTGACCGCGATGAACGTGTCGTCGTCGGTCTCCGCGCCGGGGCGGCGGACGTCCGACTCGGCGTACACCGAGGCGGCGGGGCCGAAGAGGGCCAGCGCCTGGTCGACGAGGTGGCTGCCGAGGTCGTAGAGCAGACCTCCGATCTCTGCCGGGTCGCCGGACTCACGCCAGCCGCCCTTGGGCTGCGGGCGCCAGCGCTCGAAACGGGACTCGAAGCGCCAGGCGTCGCCGAGCTCGCCCTCCTCGAGCAGCTTGCGGAGGGTCAGGAAGTCGTTGTCCCAGCGGCGGTTCTGGAAGACGGAGAGCAGCAGGCCGCGTTCGTCGGCGAGGGCGGCCAGCTCGCGTGCCTCGGCCGCCGTGCCCGCGATGGGCTTGTCCACGACGACGGGGAGGCCGGCCTTGAGGGCGGCGGTCGCGATCGGGACGTGCGTCTTGTTCGGGGACGCGATGACGACCAGGTCCAGCTCGTCGGCGCGGGACCAGAGGTCGTCGGGGGTCGCGGCGAACCTGAGGCTGTCGCCGAACTCGGCGCGGGCCTGCTCCTGCCGCTCCGGGCTGGTCGTGACCACCGTGTCGAGCGCGAGGCCCTCGGTGGCGGCGATCAGCGGGGCATGGAAGACGGAGCCCGCGAGCCCGTAGCCGACCAGGGCCACGCGGAGGGGGGTGCCGGAGCCGGAAGCTGTGCCAGTCATGGATCCACTCATGGTTCTACTTTCGCAACGCTGTTGCCAAAGTGCAAGCGCGGGGGAGAATGGCCTACGTGAACAGGAGCAACGAGGAGTCGGGTGGGACGGCGGGCGCGAGGCCCGCAGTGGCGTCGGAGACGGGGGCCGGGGTGAAGCCGGGTGCGAAGTCGGGTGTGAAGGCGGGCGTCAATCTGCTGGGGCTGCGCGGGCACAACGCGGCGCTGGTGCTCGATCTGCTGCGCACCGCCGGGCCGGCCGGCATCAGCCGCCTCGAACTCGCCGAGCGGACCGGGCTGACCCCGCAGGCCGTCAGCAAGATCACCGCCCGGCTGCGGGCGGACGGTCTGGTGGCGGAGGCGGGCCGCCGCGCCTCGACGGGCGGCAAGCCGCGAACCGTGCTGTGCCTGGTGCCCGGCGCCGGACACGCGGTGGGGCTGCATCTGGACCGGGACGAGCTGCGGGCGCTGCTCTGCGATCTGACGGGTGCGGTGGTCGCGGAGCGCCGGGCGCCGCTGGACCTGGGGGCGGGCGCCGAGACCCTGGTGGAAGGGGCGGCGCGGGAGGTGGAGGCGCTGCTGGCGGCCGGGGGCTCGGTCTCGGTGCTCGGTGTCGGCGTCGCGCTGCCCGGACCGCTCGACCACGTGCACGGAGTGCTGCACCGGGTCACCGGGTTCCCCGAGTGGGACGGGTTTCCGCTGCGGGAGGCGCTGGCCCGGCGGCTGGGGGTGCCCGTGGTCATGGACAAGGACACGAACGCGGCGGCGCTGGGGCTGGCTGTGGGCGGGGTGGTCGAGGGCGATCACGAGGCCTACGGGGCGTACGGGGTGAACGGGGTGTACGCCCCGCCGTGGGGTTCCGCCGAATCCTCGGGGCCCGCGAGTTCCTCCGCGTCCTTCGCCTACCTGCACCTCGGGACCGGGCTCGGTGCCGGGCTCGTCATCGGTGGGGCCGTGCACCGGGGGGCCAGGACCGGGGCGGGGGAGTTCGGGCATCAGGTCATCCAGCTGGACGGACCGCCGTGCGGCTGCGGCAACCGCGGCTGCATCGAGGCGCTGTGCCTGGCCGCCGTGGCCCGCGGTGCCGTCGACGAGGCCGCGCGGGTCCTCGGCGCGGGCGCCGCGAATCTGGCCGGACTGCTCGACATCGACCTGGTACTGCTCGGCGGGCGTACCGTCGCCGCCCACCCCAAGGCGTTCGTCCGCGGGGTCGGCGCCGTTCTCGACGAACGCGCCCGCCGTGAGGGCACGACCGCGGCCGTTCCGGTACGCATCGCGCCGGGCGGGGAGCGCGGGGTCGCCGAGGGAGCGGCCCAGCTGCTGCTCGCGCCGCTGTTCGGGCGGGCGGACGGGTAACGGAGGGCGGCCGGAAGAAGGCGAGTTGTTCGGCTGACCGGGGGGAATTCGGACATCGGAAGGGGGGTGCAGGGCGTGGCGAGGCCCCGGAGCCGGGGTCCGATGCATATGGCAGTTCATATGTTCATGCGACTGCGCACGCTTTCGTCTCTGCCACTCGCCCTCGCCGCCGCAGCCCTCCTCGCGCAGGCGCCCACCCCGGCAGCCGCTCTCCCGGCGGTCCCCGTATCCGTGGACCGCGTATCCGTGGACCCCGTATCCGTGGACCCCGAATCGGCTGCCCACGAATCGGCTGCCCGCAGATCGACTGCCCTCGCATCAGCTGGCCCCAGACCGGCTGCCCTCGTATCGGCGGTCTCCAGCCCGGCGCCCTTCAGCCCGGCGGTCACCAACCCGGTGGCCTCCAGCCCGGTGGCCACCAGCCTGGCGGTCCCCCTCCCGGCGGACCGTAGCCCCACCTGCACCACCCCCGTCGTCGGCGCCTTCCCCCTCGCCACCCGCATTCACGGCGGCCCCGGCTCCTACGAGGCCGGTGGCGCCGAGGGCACCTGGTTCATCGACCTCAAGAACACCACCGCCCACCCGTGCGGGAACATCCACCCCGTCGTCGTACTCGTCGACGAGAAGCGCGTGCTGACCGTCACTCAGCCCCGGCTGGAGTTCTTCGAAGGGGCCCGCCCGCACCCCGTCACCTTCGAGCGCACCGACCAGGACGAGCTGGTCGGGGTCTTCGACGACGGTTTCCCCGGTTTCACGGTCGCGCCGGGACGGACGCTCACGGTCAAGGTGCGGCTCACGGTCGCCGCGGGCACCGTGCCCGACGCCGTGGTGGCGAACGCGGCGATCGTGCAGCGGCGGGGCGCCGACGGGGACTGGGTGGGGCAGTCGAACGACTACCGGTTCCAGGTCGTCGTCGACGCCGGCAACGGCGACGGCAACGCGAGCGACGGCAATGAGAGCGAGGGCAACGCGAGCGAGGGCAACGGCGACGGCACCGGGAGCGGTGACGGCACCGAGAACGGTGACGGCAACCTGAGCGGTGACGGCAACACGAGCGGTGACGGCGACACGAGCAGTGACGACAGCAACGCCGGTGACGGCAGCGCCTCCCCCGCGCCGACGGGGTCCCCGCTGCCGCGGGAGGACGGGGCCGAGGAGCTGGCCCGGACGGGGCCGCGGGCACCGCACGGGCTCGGGGCGGTGTTCGGAACCCTGCTGCTGGTCGTGGGCGGCGTCCTGCTGGCCGCGGCCGGCCCACTGCTCCACCGCAACCGCCGCTGACCGCCGCCGACCGCCGCCGACCGTCCCCCACCCTGATCGCTACGCTGGACGTCGACGCTGCTGGGACTCACGCAGCCACCGCGTACGGCAGGAGATCGCACATGGCAGAGCGCAAGCCCATCGAGTCATGGCTCACCGACATGGACGGTGTGCTCATCCACGAGGGCGTCCCGATCCCCGGCGCGGACGCCTTCATAAAGAAGCTGCGCGAGTCCGGCAAGCCCTTCCTCGTCCTCACCAACAACTCGATCTACACCCCGCGCGACCTGCACGCCCGCCTGCGGCGCATGGGCCTGGACGTGCCGGTCGAGAACATCTGGACCTCGGCGCTCGCCACCGCCCAGTTCCTCGGCGACCAGCGGCCCGACGGCACGGCGTACGTCATCGGCGAGGCCGGCCTGACCACGGCGCTGCACGACATCGGGTACGTGCTGACCGACCACGAGCCGGACTACGTGGTGCTCGGCGAGACCCGCACGTACTCCTTCGAGGCGATGACCCAGGCCGTCCGGCTGATCAACAAGGGGGCCCGCTTCATCTGTACCAACCCCGACGAGACCGGGCCGTCCGCCGAGGGCCCGCTGCCCGCCACGGGCGCCGTCGCGGCCCTGATCACCAAGGCGACCGGCAAGAAGCCGTACTTCGCGGGCAAGCCGAACCCGCTGATGATGCGCACCGGCCTGAACACCCTGGGGGCGCACTCCGAGACCAGCGCGATGATCGGCGACCGCATGGACACCGACGTGCTGGCCGGGATGGAGGCCGGGATGCAGACGTTCCTGGTGCTCACGGGCCTGACGGGACCCGACCAGGTCGAAAACTACCCGTACCGGCCCTCGAAGGTCGTCGACTCCATCGCGGACCTCGTCGACTGGATCTGATGGATCTCATGGAGCTCATGGATCTCATTGATCTGGTGGATCTGGTGGATCTGGTGGATCTGATGGATCGGAAACCCTGAACGCCGGGTTCGCAACGCGAGGGCCCGGTCTGAAACCCGAAGCACCCGTACGGAGCAGTCGGCCCCGCTCTGCGGATGCGGGACCGCGCCCCGAGGAGGAGTCTCCAGGTATCTGGAGGTTCACGATGGGTTCATTGCGACTCACTGTCTGTACGGGCGCGGTCGTCGCGGCCGCTCTCACCCCCACGTCGTACGCGGCGGCCTCGACGGGCGTCGGCGTGTCCCCGGCGTCCCCCGCCCCGGGCAGCGACATCAGGCTCGCGGCGCGGGGCTGCGACGGCAGGACCGGCACGGCGGCATCGGACGCGTTCGTGGCGGACACGCCACTCGTCGGCAAGGACGGCGTCCTCGTCGGCGAGAGCCGGGTCCGTACGCTGCTGGCGCCCGGCAGCTACGACGTCCTGATCAGCTGCGACGGCCGTGACGACAAGGTCAGGGCCGCGCTCACCGTCGCCGGGGCGTCCCCGGCGACCCCCGCCGAGGCCCCGACGGCGCCCCTTTCCCCGGCCGCGCCCCTCTCCTCGGCCGTGCCCCCTTCCCCCGCGGCGCCCCTCTCTCCTGTCGAGCCCCTCTCCTCTGTCGCGCCCCTCTCCTCGGCCGCGCCCGCCTCTCCGGTCGCGCCCGTGAACGCGGGCGGCGGCGGCACGGCACACCTCGCGTCCGAGAAAGCCCGGGAGACCGGCGCCGGGAACGTCCTCGTCGGCCTCGCCCTCGCGGGCATCGCCGCGTGCGCGGTACGCGGCGCCGCCCGCCGGAACCGCGGAACGAACTGACCGGAGCGGGCCGGGCTGACCGGAACAGGGAGCGGAACGGACAGAGCGAAACGGGCTGAACGCCATGACCGAGATGACGCGGCCGTACGGCCGTACGGCCGGAAGCGGTGAGTGACATGTCCGACCGGGAGCGTTCCTCCGGTAACGGTCGTCTGCTGATGGGCATCTCCTGGGCGGTGCTGCTGCTCGGACTGTGGCTGTGGGGCCGGCAGGTGACCGACGTACCGCCGGGGATGTCCGCGCGGACCACCGGGGACGTGGCGGCGGTCGGGCGGCCGCTCGAAGTGGAACTGCCGCACTCCGCCGAACCGCTCGGGGAGGCGCTGCCGCAGCGCGTCGACATCCCGGCGATGGGCGTGCAGGCCCCCGTGGTGGCGCGCGGCCTCGACGGGCACGGCGCCGTGCAGCCACCGCCGTTCGACCAGCCGGGAGTCGTCGGCTGGTACGCGGCCGGGGTGAAACCCGGGGCGGCCGGGACCGCCCTCTTCGTGGGGCACGTCGACACCGAGACCCGGCCCGCCATTTTCTACAAGCTCAGCACGCTGCGGCCCGGCGACGCGGTCCGGGTGGTCCGTGACGACGGCCGGGTCGCCGAGTTCACCGTGGACGACGTACAGGTCCTCGCCCGCGACCGCTTCGACGCCCAGCAGGCCTACGGACCGAGAAAGCCGGGCCGGGCCGAACTGCGGATGATCACCTGCGGCGGTTCCTTCGACCGCGACAGCGGCGGCTACACGGCGAACGTGGTGGTCAACGCCTACCTGACGGGCAGCGGACCGTAGCGGCTCGCGCACACGTACCTGGCCCGGCCGACGGCCCGCTCCCCCCGGGGCCGCCGACCGGACCGGTCCTCGACCGCGCGCGCACGGGCTGCGGGAGTAACCCGGCGTCGGCGCGGGAGGTGTGGGGGTCGATCCAGGTGTCGCGGATGGCGCGAACAGGCCGGGGGCCAGGGCTGTCGGGGGCCACTCTAGAACGTATGAGCGCTGCGGCCTAGGGGGCGTTCGGGGCTGTAACAGCTCACCGACAAGGGTTGATTGTCGCCTTCGGTGACGCAACACCTATGTCAGGATTGAGACTTCGGGCAGTACACCCAAGGGGGAGTTGGATGTACGGGAAGAGGGGGGCCGGGGCACTGGCGGCCGTGGCGTTGGCGGGGGCCGCGCTGCTGCTGGCGGGGTGTTCCGCTCCCGAGGACAACAGCAAGAAGGGCGGCGGGGGCGCTGACATCGCGCAGCGGCCGAAAGGCTCGGACCCGTTCTGGGTCAACCCCGAGGGGAACGCGGCCGAGCAGCTCGCCACCTACGCGAGAGCGGGCAGGAAGGACGACGCCGAGCAAATCCGGAAGATAGCGGAGCAGCCGACGGGGGAGTGGATCGGGCCGGAGAACCCGGAAGCGGAGGCGCGCGGTTACACGGAGGCCGCGGAGAAGGCGGACCGCACCGCGCTCCTCGTCCTCTACAACATTCCGCACCGCGACTGCGGGCAGTTCTCGCAGGGCGGCGCCGCGGACGGCGACGCGTACCGGGCCTGGATCGACGGCGTGACCAAGGGCATCGGGGACCGGAACACGACGGTGGTCCTGGAGCCGGACGCGCTGCTGCACATCGTCGACGGCTGCACGCCGGACGAGTTCCACGAGGAGCGCTACGACCTGCTCAAGGGCGCGATCGCCAAGCTCGGAGCGCTGAAGAACACCAAGGTCTACCTGGACGCGGGCAACGCGGGCTGGGGCCACCCCGACCAGATCTTCCAGCCGCTCCAGCGGGCGGGCGTCGACCGGGCCGACGGCTTCGCGGTCAACGTCTCCAACTTCTACACGACGCGGGACTCCATCGCGTACGGCAAGCAGCTGTCGGCGAAGGTCGGCGACAAGCACTTCGTGATCGACACGAGCCGCAACGGCAACGGGCCGTACACGGCGGGCAAGGCGGACGAGAACTGGTGCAACCCGCCGGGGCGGGCGCTGGGCGAGACCCCGTCCACGAAGACGGCCGATCCGCTGGTGGACGCGTATGTGTGGGTCAAACGCCCGGGCGAGTCGGACGGCACGTGCAAGGGCGGCCCGAAGGCGGGCGAGTGGTGGTCCGACTATGCGCTGAAGCTGGCCCGCGCGTCCAAGTAGCCAGTAGGTGACGGGTAGCTCGTACGTGACGGGTTGCCCGTACGAGACGGGAAGCCCGTACGTGACTGGGGGCGCCCTCCGCTGCGGAGGGCGCCCCCAGTCACGTATGAGCGCGGGAGGTCAGGGAACCCGCACCCACTGGGCCTTGCTCGGGGTCCCCTGGTCGTCCGTCACGAACAGCATGTACCAGCCGGATTCGACCAGGTTGCGGTTCTTCGGGACGGTCACCGTGATGCCGTCCTTCGACTTCTTGAAGTCCAGCGCGATCGACCGCTGGTCCACGTCCGTGACGTGCGTGGACGCGCTCGGGCGGATCAGGCGCGCCGTCTTGATGGACGACGCGTGCGCCGACTTGAACGTGCCCGACGCCCCGCGTGCGAGGGTCCCCGGGCCGCCCGAGAGGGAGGGCCGTGAGTCCCGGTAGACGTACGGCGGGGTGTAGATCTCGATGCGCTGCTCGAACACGCCGGGCTTGGTGTTCGCCTTGTCCGCGTACAGCGAGTCGGAGCCGAAGAACATCACCCGGCCGTCGGGCAGCAGGATCGACCCCGAGTGGTAGTTGCGGCCCACCAGCGGGTCGGCGACGCGCTTGAAGCCGTTCGTCTTCGCGTCGTAGATCCGGGCCTGGAGGATGTTCGAGTCGCCGCGTCCGCGGTAGTCCTGCGAGCCGCCGGAGACCAGGACCGTGTCGTCGGGGAGGATCGAGGACTGCGGGTAGCGCGTGCCCTTCTCCAGCGTCGGCCCGTCCACGAAGCGCGGGTTCTTCGCCTTGAGGTCGATGAGCCGCGTCCGGTTGCTGGACAGCTTGGACTCGCCGACCCCGCCGCCCCCGACGACCATGTACTTCTCGTCCTGCGCCGGCGGCAGCAGCACGGTCCCGGCCGTCTCCAGCATGTTCTTGTCGCTCAGCCCGGGGAGCTTGGTGAACTTGTTGCTCGCCAGGTCCCAGACGCCGGGGTCACGGCCCACGTCGTCAGGGCCGTATCCGGCGTTCGCGCCCGAGTAGAACAGCTCGCCGTTCTGCATCAGCGAGATCGCCGGGTACGTCGGGAACTGCCGGACGCCCTTCGTGTACGTCCACTTCTTGGTCTTCGGGTCGAACACCTCGTTCTTGCCCGGCACCAGCTGACCGATCTCGTCCAGGCCGGAGAGGCTGAGGACCCTGCCGTCGGACAGGGTGGTCAGCGTCGGATACCAGCGGGCCTCGTTCATCGGGTCGACCTTGATGTACTTCTCGGCGACCGGGTCGAACTCGAAGGCGTCCCTGATCCCCTGGAAGTCCTTCTTGTCGAGGGCGAGCTTCTGGGCGATGCCGTAGGTGTTGCGGGCGCTCGCGCCGGCCAGGCCCCCGATGCGGTAGTTGTCCTGCGTGCCGGTCTCGTACTTCTGCCCGCTGCGCTGCGCCTCGACGTAGATGCGGCCGAGGCCCGGGTCGTTGCGCAGGAACCTGCCCGTCGCCTTGTCGAAGACCTTCTTCGCGCGCGGTACGAGCACCGGGTCCTTCGACACGAACGTCTTGCCGTTCCGCTTGCCGGTGAACGCGGT from Streptomyces avermitilis MA-4680 = NBRC 14893 includes the following:
- a CDS encoding HAD-IIA family hydrolase: MAERKPIESWLTDMDGVLIHEGVPIPGADAFIKKLRESGKPFLVLTNNSIYTPRDLHARLRRMGLDVPVENIWTSALATAQFLGDQRPDGTAYVIGEAGLTTALHDIGYVLTDHEPDYVVLGETRTYSFEAMTQAVRLINKGARFICTNPDETGPSAEGPLPATGAVAALITKATGKKPYFAGKPNPLMMRTGLNTLGAHSETSAMIGDRMDTDVLAGMEAGMQTFLVLTGLTGPDQVENYPYRPSKVVDSIADLVDWI
- a CDS encoding Gfo/Idh/MocA family protein, whose product is MTGTASGSGTPLRVALVGYGLAGSVFHAPLIAATEGLALDTVVTTSPERQEQARAEFGDSLRFAATPDDLWSRADELDLVVIASPNKTHVPIATAALKAGLPVVVDKPIAGTAAEARELAALADERGLLLSVFQNRRWDNDFLTLRKLLEEGELGDAWRFESRFERWRPQPKGGWRESGDPAEIGGLLYDLGSHLVDQALALFGPAASVYAESDVRRPGAETDDDTFIAVTHTNGVRSHLYASATAAQLGPRFRVLGSQAGYVKYGLDPQEAALREGDRPTGDGDWGVEPESLWGRVGAGESPLSGGGTPVPTLPGAYPAFYDAVAKALREDGPNPVTAYEAADALDVLEAARRSARDGETVIV
- a CDS encoding kelch motif-containing protein, with translation MKDQAGRRRARRIAISGAVVLALAGMNGPWLYRFGTEKYHQYTINKPEYKAANGHWDVIDFPEEYRLNTIHAALLHTGKILLIAGSGNNQDNFDAKKFDTRIWDPEKRTIKKIPTPKDLFCTGHTQLANGNLLIAGGTKRYEKLKGDVTRAGGLMIVHNENPDKPITLPAGTAFTGKRNGKTFVSKDPVLVPRAKKVFDKATGRFLRNDPGLGRIYVEAQRSGQKYETGTQDNYRIGGLAGASARNTYGIAQKLALDKKDFQGIRDAFEFDPVAEKYIKVDPMNEARWYPTLTTLSDGRVLSLSGLDEIGQLVPGKNEVFDPKTKKWTYTKGVRQFPTYPAISLMQNGELFYSGANAGYGPDDVGRDPGVWDLASNKFTKLPGLSDKNMLETAGTVLLPPAQDEKYMVVGGGGVGESKLSSNRTRLIDLKAKNPRFVDGPTLEKGTRYPQSSILPDDTVLVSGGSQDYRGRGDSNILQARIYDAKTNGFKRVADPLVGRNYHSGSILLPDGRVMFFGSDSLYADKANTKPGVFEQRIEIYTPPYVYRDSRPSLSGGPGTLARGASGTFKSAHASSIKTARLIRPSASTHVTDVDQRSIALDFKKSKDGITVTVPKNRNLVESGWYMLFVTDDQGTPSKAQWVRVP
- a CDS encoding class F sortase: MSDRERSSGNGRLLMGISWAVLLLGLWLWGRQVTDVPPGMSARTTGDVAAVGRPLEVELPHSAEPLGEALPQRVDIPAMGVQAPVVARGLDGHGAVQPPPFDQPGVVGWYAAGVKPGAAGTALFVGHVDTETRPAIFYKLSTLRPGDAVRVVRDDGRVAEFTVDDVQVLARDRFDAQQAYGPRKPGRAELRMITCGGSFDRDSGGYTANVVVNAYLTGSGP
- a CDS encoding glycoside hydrolase family 6 protein, yielding MYGKRGAGALAAVALAGAALLLAGCSAPEDNSKKGGGGADIAQRPKGSDPFWVNPEGNAAEQLATYARAGRKDDAEQIRKIAEQPTGEWIGPENPEAEARGYTEAAEKADRTALLVLYNIPHRDCGQFSQGGAADGDAYRAWIDGVTKGIGDRNTTVVLEPDALLHIVDGCTPDEFHEERYDLLKGAIAKLGALKNTKVYLDAGNAGWGHPDQIFQPLQRAGVDRADGFAVNVSNFYTTRDSIAYGKQLSAKVGDKHFVIDTSRNGNGPYTAGKADENWCNPPGRALGETPSTKTADPLVDAYVWVKRPGESDGTCKGGPKAGEWWSDYALKLARASK
- a CDS encoding ROK family transcriptional regulator, which gives rise to MAYVNRSNEESGGTAGARPAVASETGAGVKPGAKSGVKAGVNLLGLRGHNAALVLDLLRTAGPAGISRLELAERTGLTPQAVSKITARLRADGLVAEAGRRASTGGKPRTVLCLVPGAGHAVGLHLDRDELRALLCDLTGAVVAERRAPLDLGAGAETLVEGAAREVEALLAAGGSVSVLGVGVALPGPLDHVHGVLHRVTGFPEWDGFPLREALARRLGVPVVMDKDTNAAALGLAVGGVVEGDHEAYGAYGVNGVYAPPWGSAESSGPASSSASFAYLHLGTGLGAGLVIGGAVHRGARTGAGEFGHQVIQLDGPPCGCGNRGCIEALCLAAVARGAVDEAARVLGAGAANLAGLLDIDLVLLGGRTVAAHPKAFVRGVGAVLDERARREGTTAAVPVRIAPGGERGVAEGAAQLLLAPLFGRADG
- a CDS encoding heme-degrading domain-containing protein, translated to MTEVTEVTEAAKPPTIPELEAQERRLTLPHFTYDDAWAFGNLLVELARRRCAPVAVDIRRGGQQLFHAALPGSTPDNDAWIDRKRRVVERYGSSSYLVGCRFRAKGTTFEESSRLDPDKYAAHGGAFPITVEGAGVVGTVVVSGLPQVEDHALVVEALEQFMTRPWSSS